The following is a genomic window from bacterium.
GCTCTTTCTTAGAGAGCCTGCGACTGGGGCCTTTTTTCTTGGAACAGCCTTTGAAGGGATGCTCTTTGTCCGAGTCATCTTTTGCTGGGGCCATGCCATCAAATCCCACTGCCTCCAAGCTCTTCAGGCGGCTCCAGAGCTCCTTAGAGCTCACAACCGCCGCTCCCGCCTGGCGGCAAGATTCTGCCAGGGCCCTATCGGAGGTGGCCACAACCACCCCCTGAGGATTGGCCCGGACCATGCCGAGGATGGCAGCATCGGCCCGCCCCTGACCTCCGGCAAAGACCACCTTCAGCCCTGACCGGGACTCCTGTTTCACACGTGAGCCTGCAGCGTCGAAGACCACGGTCATTCTCAGTGGCCTCATGAGTTTGAAAGCCCTAAGCCTTCTCAGCAAGAGTTCTCTTGAGGTCTCCAGATCCCCTGCCGGATCCAGGGCGTCTCCACCAGCCACTCCCATGAGGTTATAACCGTCTATTATCAAATGAACTGCCAAGGTCCTAACCCTTCATTGACCCGTAGATTGGGAGATCGTAGCATGGAAGTCTCAGAGGAGCCAAGAACGCGCCTCGAGGCTCAAACACAGATTCCAAAGGAGGGTTTGTACCAGAATGCTCACCAAGAGGATCATCCCATGCCTTGATGTGCGGCTGGATGAGGAGGGCCGCCCTGTGGTTACCAAAGGTCACCACTATGACGTCAGGGGTGCTGACGGCAGGATCCGCAACTTGGGTGACCCGGTGGCCATGGCAAGGCTCTACGACGAAGAAGGGGCCGATGAGTTAATTTTTCTGGATATCACCAGGACGGCCCACGGCAGAAGCCCTCTTATTTCCATAATAGAAAGGGTCTCGGATCAGGTTTTCATGCCTCTTACCATAGGAGGGGGCATAAGAACTCTGGATGATGCTCACAATTACTTTGATGCCGGGGCGGATAAGGTGTCCCTTGGGAGCTCGGCCGTGGAGATAGTGTTGAATGCGCTTCAGGGCAAAAGGGCCTCGGGGCCAAACCTCATAGAGGAGATAGCCAGGCTTTACGGTTCCCAGGCGTGTGTGATCTCCATAGATCCGGTTCGCAGATATGTGCCCTTTGCCGAGCAGACCCACCACCCCACGGTGCCTACGCTCCTGCCAGGGCCTGAGGGAGAGCAGTATTGCTGGTTTCAATGTTCCGTGAAGGGGGGTAGAGAATTCCTAGATGTGGATGCCTTGACCCTGGCCCGCCTTGTGGAGCAAATGGGGGCAGGGGAAATCCTTCTCAATTCCATAGATAGGGACGGAACACGCTCGGGCTTCGACATAGAGCTGGTGCGGGCCGTGGCACAAACAGTGTCCATACCTGTGATAGCCTCCAGCGGAGCGGGAAAGCCTGAGCATTTTCTGGAGGTTCTGACCCAGGGAGGGGCAGACGCGGCCTTGGCTGCCAGTCTTTTCCACTATGGGGAGCTGAGCATCCAAGAAGTGAAGGAATATCTGGCTTCCCACGGAGTCGCAGTTAGAATGTAAGCTCAAGAAAGCCTCTGGCAACAATCATCAAGTTTTTCTTAGCTGTTGCAGCTGCCTGTGAAGAGATGCTTTGATGTGGAGGAAATCCTCGTACTGGAAGCCTTCCCATCTGCAGGGCAAAAGGGTGTTGTTCTGAAAAAGAGGTTCTTGGGAGATGGGGAAAGGGCTATTTTTTATGGCCTCT
Proteins encoded in this region:
- a CDS encoding NYN domain-containing protein, with amino-acid sequence MAVHLIIDGYNLMGVAGGDALDPAGDLETSRELLLRRLRAFKLMRPLRMTVVFDAAGSRVKQESRSGLKVVFAGGQGRADAAILGMVRANPQGVVVATSDRALAESCRQAGAAVVSSKELWSRLKSLEAVGFDGMAPAKDDSDKEHPFKGCSKKKGPSRRLSKKERSQARRLRKV
- the hisF gene encoding imidazole glycerol phosphate synthase subunit HisF; the encoded protein is MLTKRIIPCLDVRLDEEGRPVVTKGHHYDVRGADGRIRNLGDPVAMARLYDEEGADELIFLDITRTAHGRSPLISIIERVSDQVFMPLTIGGGIRTLDDAHNYFDAGADKVSLGSSAVEIVLNALQGKRASGPNLIEEIARLYGSQACVISIDPVRRYVPFAEQTHHPTVPTLLPGPEGEQYCWFQCSVKGGREFLDVDALTLARLVEQMGAGEILLNSIDRDGTRSGFDIELVRAVAQTVSIPVIASSGAGKPEHFLEVLTQGGADAALAASLFHYGELSIQEVKEYLASHGVAVRM